The Apodemus sylvaticus chromosome 17, mApoSyl1.1, whole genome shotgun sequence genome contains a region encoding:
- the Ly6l gene encoding lymphocyte antigen 6L, protein MTRLLLVLWASLVAVELSRGMIAMAVPAQNLSCFQCFKVRWPTQCQPVECQASERVCVSNEVLLYTSTKSRAQISKRCAVTCPNSNSIFEWTLNKMQARITRRCCSGDRCNRAPESWEGFGALLGRLLVPMGLGLFCTLL, encoded by the exons ATGACCCGGCTGCTCCTGGTACTCTGGGCATCTCTGGTGGCAGTGGAACTCTCCCGAGGCATGATAGCCATGGCAGTGCCAG CACAAAACCTGAGCTGCTTCCAATGCTTCAAGGTTCGCTGGCCCACCCAGTGCCAGCCTGTAGAGTGCCAGGCCAGCGAAAGAGTCTGCGTGAGCAATGAGGTTCTCCTTTACACGA GTACAAAGAGCAGAGCTCAGATCAGCAAGCGTTGTGCCGTCACCTGCCCCAACTCCAACAGTATCTTTGAGTGGACACTGAACAAGATGCAGGCCAGGATCACCAGACGATGCTGTTCAGGGGATCGCTGCAACAGAGCACCTGAGAGCTGGGAGGGGTTCGGGGCCTTACTAGGGAGGCTCCTGGTGCCCATGGGTCTGGGCCTCTTTTGCACCCTGTTATGA
- the LOC127667279 gene encoding lymphocyte antigen 6I-like isoform X1, which produces MDSSHTTKSCLLILLVALLCAERAQGLECYQCMGVPIGTSCPSVTCSYTDGFCIYQEAEVTEGEDFLLQGRPLQCRSSHCRQHLDHGRGASVQPELSPPADLAVMALPTTPTLVLLSSCVTSASWSPLLMSYELQKL; this is translated from the exons ATGGACAGTTCTCATACTACAAAGTCCTGTTTACTCATTCTTCTTGTGGCCCTACTGTGTGCAGAAAGAG CTCAGGGGCTGGAGTGCTACCAATGCATGGGGGTCCCAATTGGGACTTCCTGCCCATCAGTTACCTGCTCCTACACTGATGGATTCTGCATTTATCAGGAGGCAGAAGTTACTGAGG GTGAAGATTTCCTGCTGCAAGGAAGACCTCTGCAATGCCGCAGTTCCCACTGCAGGCAGCACCTGGACCATGGCAGGGGTGCTTCTGTTCAGCCTGAGCTCAGTCCTCCTGCAGACCTTGCTGTGATGGCCCTTCCAACGACCCCCACCCTTGTCCTTTTATCCTCCTGTGtcacctctgcttcctggagcCCTCTACTGATGAGTTATGAGTTACAGAAGCTCTGA
- the LOC127667279 gene encoding lymphocyte antigen 6A-2/6E-1-like isoform X2: MDSSHTTKSCLLILLVALLCAERAQGLECYQCMGVPIGTSCPSVTCSYTDGFCIYQEAEVTEGSQRLKVKNSYCLPSCPDKYENIVSMGPSVKVKISCCKEDLCNAAVPTAGSTWTMAGVLLFSLSSVLLQTLL, encoded by the exons ATGGACAGTTCTCATACTACAAAGTCCTGTTTACTCATTCTTCTTGTGGCCCTACTGTGTGCAGAAAGAG CTCAGGGGCTGGAGTGCTACCAATGCATGGGGGTCCCAATTGGGACTTCCTGCCCATCAGTTACCTGCTCCTACACTGATGGATTCTGCATTTATCAGGAGGCAGAAGTTACTGAGG GCTCTCAAAGACTAAAAGTAAAGAACAGTTATTGCCTTCCCTCCTGCCctgataaatatgaaaatatagtaaGCATGGGTCCTTCTGTCAAGGTGAAGATTTCCTGCTGCAAGGAAGACCTCTGCAATGCCGCAGTTCCCACTGCAGGCAGCACCTGGACCATGGCAGGGGTGCTTCTGTTCAGCCTGAGCTCAGTCCTCCTGCAGACCTTGCTGTGA